Proteins found in one Zea mays cultivar B73 chromosome 1, Zm-B73-REFERENCE-NAM-5.0, whole genome shotgun sequence genomic segment:
- the LOC100284610 gene encoding Snakin-1 precursor (The RefSeq protein has 1 substitution compared to this genomic sequence), whose amino-acid sequence MAMAKPPLQTAAIILFVLLATASCLHTVDTAALGFCWGKCSARCARASARRAWAACMSSCGLCCEECNCVPRDIHDCPCYSNMFTTGPKKMPKCP is encoded by the exons ATGGCCATGGCCAAGCCCCCACTTCAGACGGCCGCGATCATCCTTTTCGTGCTCCTCGCGACCGTGTCGTGCCTCCACACCGTCGACACCGCCGCTTTAG GGTTTTGCTGGGGCAAGTGCAGCGCTCGGTGCGCGCGGGCAAGCGCGCGGCGGGCGTGGGCCGCGTGCATGAGCTCATGCGGCCTCTGCTGCGAGGAGTGCAACTGCGTGCCGCGCGACATCCATGACTGCCCCTGCTACAGCAACATGTTCACCACCGGCCCCAAGAAGATGCCCAAGTGCCCCTGA